The genomic region GACCTCCAACCCGGAGGGCGGCGAGGTCCAGCACGCCGTGCGGTCCGACGGCCGGAACGTCGGAGCGACCGTGCTCGCGCACCTGTCCGCCGAGAACGCGGGGGAGGAGCCCCTGGGGTCCTTCGGCGCGGTCGTCGGCGCGACCCTCGGTGACCTGTCGTCGTACGACCTGGACATCAACGGCCCGCTCCTCGCGCCCGGTATCGGTGCCCAGGGGGCGACGCCGGCCGATCTTCCCGGGGTCTTCGGGGCGGCGGTGCGCAACGTCGTGCCGAACGTCAGCCGGGGAGTGCTGCGCCACGGTCCCGACGCGGTCGCGCTGCGTGACGCCGCGGAGCGCTTCGCGGAGGAGATCCGGCAGGCCGTGACGTCCGTCTGACCTCAGGCTGACCTCTTTCCGACCTCCTCCTGATCTCCTCCGGAGTCCTCCGATGAGTGGTCCGGGGCGCGCTTGAGTCTGAATACATCCTCAAATCCGGGGCAGTATGTCCTAAATGTCCGTTCAGATGAAGGCTGACCAGGACTTTTCCGCTGTTCTCGCTGACTCTGGCGGACTTGCCCGCTAGTCTCCGACGAGAGTGAACGGGCAAGCGTGTTGCTCGTGGCTCCCCAGGTGTGGGGCGACTAGGTTCCTCACCGGTCCGTATCCGACAGTTCGACATCCGAGGTGACGTAGGCGTGGCTCTTCCGCCCCTTACCCCTGAACAGCGCGCAGCCGCGCTCGAAAAGGCCGCCGCGGCTCGCCGGGAGCGGGCCGAGGTCAAGAATCGACTCAAGCACTCCGGCGCCTCCCTTCACGAGGTCATCAAGCAGGGCCAGGAGAACGACGTCATCGGCAAGATGAAGGTCTCCGCCCTCCTCGAGTCCCTGCCGGGCGTGGGCAAGGTCCGCGCCAAGCAGATCATGGAGCGACTCGGTATCTCCGAGAGCCGCCGCGTGCGTGGTCTCGGGTCCAACCAGATCGCCTCCCTCGAGCGTGAGTTCGGCAGCACCGGTTCCTGAACCGGGCACTGAAGGGGGAGCGAGTCCCGGGCACTCCGGGATTGCTGGATAATCGCTGCATGGCTGCAACACCCCGGGGGACGACCCCCGTGCCCCCGGACGTACGTCCGCGGCTGACCGTGCTCTCCGGCCCCTCCGGGGTCGGCAAGAGCACGGTCGTCGCCCATATGCGCAAGGAACATCCCGAGGTCTGGCTCTCGGTGTCGGCGACGACCCGCAAGCCCCGCCCCGGCGAGAAGCACGGAGTCCACTACTTCTTCGTCACCGACGACGAGATGGACAAGCTGATCGCCAACGGCGAACTGCTGGAGTGGGCCGAGTTCGCGGGTAACCGCTACGGCACGCCGCGTGCGGCCGTGCAGGAGCGCTTGGAGAAGGGCGAGCCCGTACTCCTCGAGATCGACCTCCAGGGCGCCCGTCTGGTCCGGGAGTCGATGCCCGAGGCCCAGCTGGTGTTCCTGGCTCCTCCCTCCTGGGAGGAGCTGGTGCGCAGACTCACCGGGCGGGGCACCGAACCGCCCGAGGTCATCGAGCGCCGGCTCGAGGCGGCCAAGATCGAACTGGCCGCCGAGCCGGAGTTCGACACGACCCTGGTGAACACCTCCGTCG from Streptomyces chartreusis NRRL 3882 harbors:
- a CDS encoding integration host factor, with translation MALPPLTPEQRAAALEKAAAARRERAEVKNRLKHSGASLHEVIKQGQENDVIGKMKVSALLESLPGVGKVRAKQIMERLGISESRRVRGLGSNQIASLEREFGSTGS
- the gmk gene encoding guanylate kinase, translated to MAATPRGTTPVPPDVRPRLTVLSGPSGVGKSTVVAHMRKEHPEVWLSVSATTRKPRPGEKHGVHYFFVTDDEMDKLIANGELLEWAEFAGNRYGTPRAAVQERLEKGEPVLLEIDLQGARLVRESMPEAQLVFLAPPSWEELVRRLTGRGTEPPEVIERRLEAAKIELAAEPEFDTTLVNTSVEDVARELLALMDVV